A section of the Venturia canescens isolate UGA chromosome 11, ASM1945775v1, whole genome shotgun sequence genome encodes:
- the ND-51 gene encoding NADH dehydrogenase [ubiquinone] flavoprotein 1, mitochondrial, whose amino-acid sequence MAGVIARCVQIPRGQFGLLGQVLSIQQARGYADAAPEGKKVGGPLADQDRIFTNLYGRHDWRLKGALKRGDWYKTKEILDKGTDWIVNEVKVSGLRGRGGAGFPSGMKWSFMNKPSDGRPKYLVINADEGEPGTCKDREILRHDPHKLVEGCLIAGRAMGACAAYIYIRGEFYNEASNVQVAIAEAYQAGLIGKNACGSGYNFDIFVQRGAGAYICGEETALIESIEGKQGKPRLKPPFPADVGLFGCPTTVTNVETVAVAPTICRRGGAWFASFGRPRNSGTKLYNISGHVNTPCTVEEEMSIPLKELIERHAGGVIGGWDNLLGVIPGGSSTPIIPKTVCDTVLMDFDDLVRVQSSFGTAAVIVMNKQTDVIKAIARLISFYKHESCGQCTPCREGISWMYKIMCRFVEGNAEEHEIDMLWELTKQIELHTICALADGAAWPVQGLIRHFRPVIEERMQKFKSGKRVAALN is encoded by the exons ATGGCTGGTGTCATCGCTCGCTGCGTTCAAATTCCAAGAGGACAATTTG GTCTTCTTGGACAAGTTTTGAGCATCCAGCAGGCACGAGGTTACGCTGATGCAGCTCCCGAAGGAAAG AAAGTTGGTGGTCCGTTGGCAGACCAGGACAGAATATTCACGAACCTGTACGGCAGACACGACTGGCGATTGAAAGGTGCTTTGAAACGAGGCGATTGGTATAAAACAAAAGAGATATTGGACAAGGGAACAGATTGGATAGTGAACGAAGTGAAAGTCTCGGGTTTGAGAGGTCGAGGCGGAGCAGGTTTTCCGTCAGGAATGAAATGGTCATTTATGAACAAACCCTCGGACGGAAGGCCAAAGTATTTGGTGATAAATGCTGACGAGGGTGAGCCTGGAACGTGCAAAGATCGCGAGATTCTGCGCCACGATCCCCACAAGCTTGTCGAGGGGTGTCTGATCGCCGGAAGAGCGATGGGAGCTTGCGCCGCTTACATCTACATCAGGGGTGAATTCTACAATGAAGCATCGAATGTTCAAGTCGCAATCGCAGAGGCTTATCAGGCTGGACTCATCGGCAAAAACGCCTGTGGCTCCGGCtacaattttgatatttttgttcagCGCGGAGCGGGAGCTTATATTTGTGGTGAAGAAACTGCTCTAATTGAATCCATCGAAGGGAAACAAGGCAAACCTAGGCTAAAACCTCCCTTTCCTGCTGACGTTGGACTCTTCGGATGCCCCACAACGGTCACCAACGTCGAGACGGTCGCTGTTGCACCG ACAATTTGTCGTCGTGGCGGTGCGTGGTTCGCTTCATTCGGTCGGCCGCGTAACAGCGGCACGAAATTGTATAATATTTCGGGACACGTTAACACGCCGTGTACCGTCGAGGAAGAAATGTCGATTCCCCTTAAAGAATTGATCGAAAGGCACGCGGGTGGAGTCATCGGCGGATGGGACAATCTCCTGGGCGTCATACCCGGCGGCTCGTCAACTCCGATCATTCCAAAAAC TGTTTGCGACACCGTACTCATGGATTTCGACGACCTCGTTAGAGTGCAAAGCTCGTTCGGCACTGCGGCTGTAATCGTGATGAACAAGCAAACCGATGTAATCAAAGCAATCGCTCGTCTCATTAGTTTCTACAAACACGAATCGTGTGGTCAGTGTACTCCTTGCCGCGAAGGAATAAGTTGGATGTACAAAATAATGTGTCG ATTTGTCGAGGGCAATGCGGAGGAGCACGAGATCGATATGTTATGGGAGTTGACGAAGCAGATCGAGCTACACACGATTTGTGCATTGGCAGATGGTGCAGCGTGGCCAGTTCAAGGTCTGATTCGGCACTTCAGACCGGTAATCGAAGAGAGAATGCAGAAATTCAAGAGCGGAAAGCGCGTCGCAGCACTGAATTGA
- the Usf gene encoding upstream stimulatory factor 2 isoform X1 translates to MDILEQHLEQHDVSAVRVKNDDGTGIVIEEAEIVDCDADDPLSEVYCAAPGDGADDDGLRYQEALAYRVVQVNEADDNELDLPTNQQSNNAVQVLTSPINGQFYVIGNANDVFTTAQTSRSMSPRSGTIQIETPRSTGPGVKKRDDRRRATHNEVERRRRDKINNWIAKLGKIIPECNNSVPNSNGNGSSGGEGKTNYETQSKGGILAKACEYISELRTANQGMGQCLRENEKLRHEVATLKQMIAQLKRENNQLRNGGVNNVVQISEIGRLKS, encoded by the exons ATGGACATACTGGAGCAGCATCTCGAGCAGCACGATGTGAG TGCCGTCCGCGTCAAGAACGACGACGGAACTGGAATCGTCATCGAGGAAGCCGAGATCGTCGACTGCGATGCTGATGATCCACTCAGTG AAGTCTATTGCGCGGCTCCAGGAGACGGAGCCGATGACGACGGCCTCCGTTACCAAGAAGCTTTGGCCTACCGTGTTGTTCAAGTGAACGAAGCCGATGACAACGAACTGGATCTTCCGACGAATCAGCAAAGCAATAACGCCGTCCAGGTTCTCACCTCGCCGATAAATGGACAATTTTATGTTATCGGAAACGCCAACGACGTTTTTACAACCGCTCAAACATCCAGATCCATGTCACCTAGATCGGGAACTATTCAGATCGAAACTCCTCGTTCTACTGGACCAGGAGTCAAAaaa CGCGACGATCGACGGAGAGCGACCCACAACGAAGTAGAACGAAGGCGAAGAGATAAAATCAACAATTGGATAGCAAAGTTAGGAAAAATAATTCCCGAATGTAACAACAGTGTACCAAACAGCAACGGAAATGGGAGCAGTGGGGGCGAGGGAAAAACGAACTACGAGACCCAGAGCAAGGGAGGAATATTGGCAAAAGCTTGCGAATACATAAGCGAGCTGAGAACAGCGAATCAAGGAATGGGACAATGTTTGCGAGAGAATGAAAAGCTGAGACACGAAGTGGCAACGTTGAAGCAAATGATAGCTCAATTGAAGAGGGAAAACAATCAGTTGAGAAACGGAGGCGTTAACAACGTTGTGCAAATATCGGAAATTGGTCGTTTAAAGAGCTGA
- the Usf gene encoding upstream stimulatory factor 2 isoform X2 has protein sequence MDILEQHLEQHDVSAVRVKNDDGTGIVIEEAEIVDCDADDPLSVYCAAPGDGADDDGLRYQEALAYRVVQVNEADDNELDLPTNQQSNNAVQVLTSPINGQFYVIGNANDVFTTAQTSRSMSPRSGTIQIETPRSTGPGVKKRDDRRRATHNEVERRRRDKINNWIAKLGKIIPECNNSVPNSNGNGSSGGEGKTNYETQSKGGILAKACEYISELRTANQGMGQCLRENEKLRHEVATLKQMIAQLKRENNQLRNGGVNNVVQISEIGRLKS, from the exons ATGGACATACTGGAGCAGCATCTCGAGCAGCACGATGTGAG TGCCGTCCGCGTCAAGAACGACGACGGAACTGGAATCGTCATCGAGGAAGCCGAGATCGTCGACTGCGATGCTGATGATCCACTCAGTG TCTATTGCGCGGCTCCAGGAGACGGAGCCGATGACGACGGCCTCCGTTACCAAGAAGCTTTGGCCTACCGTGTTGTTCAAGTGAACGAAGCCGATGACAACGAACTGGATCTTCCGACGAATCAGCAAAGCAATAACGCCGTCCAGGTTCTCACCTCGCCGATAAATGGACAATTTTATGTTATCGGAAACGCCAACGACGTTTTTACAACCGCTCAAACATCCAGATCCATGTCACCTAGATCGGGAACTATTCAGATCGAAACTCCTCGTTCTACTGGACCAGGAGTCAAAaaa CGCGACGATCGACGGAGAGCGACCCACAACGAAGTAGAACGAAGGCGAAGAGATAAAATCAACAATTGGATAGCAAAGTTAGGAAAAATAATTCCCGAATGTAACAACAGTGTACCAAACAGCAACGGAAATGGGAGCAGTGGGGGCGAGGGAAAAACGAACTACGAGACCCAGAGCAAGGGAGGAATATTGGCAAAAGCTTGCGAATACATAAGCGAGCTGAGAACAGCGAATCAAGGAATGGGACAATGTTTGCGAGAGAATGAAAAGCTGAGACACGAAGTGGCAACGTTGAAGCAAATGATAGCTCAATTGAAGAGGGAAAACAATCAGTTGAGAAACGGAGGCGTTAACAACGTTGTGCAAATATCGGAAATTGGTCGTTTAAAGAGCTGA
- the LOC122417687 gene encoding uncharacterized protein has protein sequence MAKISVFLCVVLVVSVAFAYDPEEERQKIQEQAVKNCVRSINRVFTEVAQKYEKTVKPMENEEMRNKAWDYYSKAADILNGLNAQVRNSKEPIRMSFVLKTFGGNAIMCSDDVSRKVYDAFYDAYDGLDKLAQQDGQ, from the exons ATGGCAAAAATCTCAGTCTTTCTCTGCGTTGTTCTAGTCGTTTCG GTGGCTTTTGCCTACGATCCAGAAGAGGAGAGACAGAAAATACAGGAACAGGCTGTGAAAAATTGTGTCAGAAGCATAAATCGTGTTTTCACGGAGGTagcacaaaaatatgaaaaaacagTAAAACCAATGGAAAACGAGGAAATGAGAAAC AAAGCATGGGACTACTACAGTAAAGCGGCTGATATTTTGAACGGGCTTAACGCACAAGTGAGAAATTCTAAGGAACCAATTAGAATGTCGTTTGTCCTCAAAACATTTGGCGGCAATGCCATCATGTGCAGTGACGAC gtcTCTCGTAAAGTGTATGATGCTTTTTACGATGCGTACGATGGACTTGACAAATTGGCTCAGCAGGATGGCCAGTGA
- the Usf gene encoding upstream stimulatory factor 2 isoform X3, translating to MDILEQHLEQHDVSAVRVKNDDGTGIVIEEAEIVDCDADDPLSGDGADDDGLRYQEALAYRVVQVNEADDNELDLPTNQQSNNAVQVLTSPINGQFYVIGNANDVFTTAQTSRSMSPRSGTIQIETPRSTGPGVKKRDDRRRATHNEVERRRRDKINNWIAKLGKIIPECNNSVPNSNGNGSSGGEGKTNYETQSKGGILAKACEYISELRTANQGMGQCLRENEKLRHEVATLKQMIAQLKRENNQLRNGGVNNVVQISEIGRLKS from the exons ATGGACATACTGGAGCAGCATCTCGAGCAGCACGATGTGAG TGCCGTCCGCGTCAAGAACGACGACGGAACTGGAATCGTCATCGAGGAAGCCGAGATCGTCGACTGCGATGCTGATGATCCACTCAGTG GAGACGGAGCCGATGACGACGGCCTCCGTTACCAAGAAGCTTTGGCCTACCGTGTTGTTCAAGTGAACGAAGCCGATGACAACGAACTGGATCTTCCGACGAATCAGCAAAGCAATAACGCCGTCCAGGTTCTCACCTCGCCGATAAATGGACAATTTTATGTTATCGGAAACGCCAACGACGTTTTTACAACCGCTCAAACATCCAGATCCATGTCACCTAGATCGGGAACTATTCAGATCGAAACTCCTCGTTCTACTGGACCAGGAGTCAAAaaa CGCGACGATCGACGGAGAGCGACCCACAACGAAGTAGAACGAAGGCGAAGAGATAAAATCAACAATTGGATAGCAAAGTTAGGAAAAATAATTCCCGAATGTAACAACAGTGTACCAAACAGCAACGGAAATGGGAGCAGTGGGGGCGAGGGAAAAACGAACTACGAGACCCAGAGCAAGGGAGGAATATTGGCAAAAGCTTGCGAATACATAAGCGAGCTGAGAACAGCGAATCAAGGAATGGGACAATGTTTGCGAGAGAATGAAAAGCTGAGACACGAAGTGGCAACGTTGAAGCAAATGATAGCTCAATTGAAGAGGGAAAACAATCAGTTGAGAAACGGAGGCGTTAACAACGTTGTGCAAATATCGGAAATTGGTCGTTTAAAGAGCTGA
- the LOC122417685 gene encoding V-type proton ATPase catalytic subunit A, which translates to MSHGLPKLSNVSKESQFGYVYAVSGPVVTAEKMSGSAMYELVRVGYYELVGEIIRLEGDMATIQVYEETSGVTVGDPVLRTGKPLSVELGPGILGSIFDGIQRPLKDINELTSSIYIPKGVNVPALSRTISWEFNPLNIKNGSHITGGDLYGIVHENTLVKHKMMLPSKSKGTVTYVAPAGNYTVDDVVLETEFDGEKSKYTMLQVWPVRQPRPVTEKLPANHPLLTGQRVLDSLFPCVQGGTTAIPGAFGCGKTVISQALSKYSNSEVIIYVGCGERGNEMSEVLRDFPELSVEIDGVTESIMKRTALVANTSNMPVAAREASIYTGITLSEYFRDMGYNVAMMADSTSRWAEALREISGRLAEMPADSGYPAYLGARLASFYERAGRVKCLGNPDREGSVSIVGAVSPPGGDFSDPVTSATLGIVQVFWGLDKKLAQRKHFPSINWLISYSKYLRALDDFYDKNFQEFVPLRTKVKEILQEEEDLSEIVQLVGKASLAESDKITLEVAKLLKDDFLQQNSYSPYDRFCPFYKTVGMLRNMIAFYDMARHAVESTAQSDNKITWNVIRDSMGNIIYQLSSMKFKDPVKDGEAKIRADFDQLLDDIQLAFRSLED; encoded by the exons ATGAGCCACGGCTTGCCAAAGTTGAGCAATGTTAGTAAGGAGTCTCAGTTCGGATATGTCTATGCGGTCTCCGGTCCCG TCGTCACAgccgaaaaaatgtccggatccGCTATGTACGAGCTTGTGCGAGTCGGATATTACGAACTAGTCGGAGAAATTATTCGTTTGGAAGGTGACATGGCGACTATTCAG GTTTACGAAGAAACGAGTGGCGTGACGGTCGGCGATCCAGTTTTGCGTACAGGCAAGCCCTTGTCAGTGGAATTGGGTCCAGGAATATTGGGCAGTATTTTTGACGGTATTCAGCGTCCGTTGAAAGACATCAACGAATTGACGAGCTCGATTTACATCCCGAAGGGGGTCAATGTGCCTGCGCTATCTCGAACGATCAGCTGGGAATTCAATCCTctgaatattaaaaatggaAGTCACATTACCGGGGGCGATCTCTACGGTATAGTGCACGAGAACACCTTGGTCAAACACAAAATGATGCTGCCCTCGAAGAGCAAAGGAACCGTGACTTACGTCGCTCCTGCTGGAAACTACACGGTCGAC GACGTCGTTCTCGAGACCGAATTCGATGGAGAGAAGAGCAAGTACACCATGTTGCAG GTGTGGCCGGTACGTCAGCCGAGACCAGTGACAGAAAAACTGCCAGCGAATCACCCCCTGCTGACTGGTCAACGTGTATTGGACTCGTTATTCCC GTGCGTCCAGGGTGGCACCACGGCGATTCCCGGAGCTTTCGGTTGCGGTAAAACCGTGATTTCTCAAGCTCTGTCCAAATACTCGAACTCCGAGGTCATTATTTACGTCGGTTGCGGAGAACGTGGTAACGAAATGTCTGAAGTACTTCGTGATTTCCCTGAGCTCTCCGTCGAGATCGACGGCGTTACGGAATCGATCATGAAACGTACTGCTCTCGTCGCCAACACTTCGAACATGCCTGTCGCCGCTCGTGAAGCCTCCATTTATACCG GAATCACTTTGTCCGAATATTTCCGTGACATGGGTTACAACGTCGCGATGATGGCCGATTCGACCTCTCGTTGGGCGGAAGCTCTTCGTGAGATTTCAGGACGTTTGGCAGAGATGCCCGCGGATTCCGGGTACCCGGCGTACCTCGGAGCGAGATTGGCCAGTTTTTACGAGCGCGCTGGTCGCGTCAAGTGTCTTGGAAATCCGGACCGCGAGGGCTCCGTCAGCATCGTCGGGGCTGTCTCACCTCCCGGTGGTGACTTCTCCGATCCCGTTACGAGCGCGACCCTCGGTATCGTCCAAGTATTCTGGGGGCTGGACAAAAAGCTCGCCCAACGAAAACACTTTCCTTCCATCAACTGGCTCATCTCCTACAGCAAATATTTACGCGCCCTCGACGATTTCTACGACAAAAACTTCCAGGAATTCGTACCTCTTCGTACCAAAGTCAAAGAAATCCTCCAGGAGGAGGAAGATCTTTCGGAAATCGTACAATTGGTCGGCAAAGCCTCCCTCGCTGAATCCGACAAAATAACTCTCGAAGTCGCCAAGTTGCTCAAGGACGATTTCTTGCAACAAAACAG TTATTCGCCTTACGATCGGTTCTGTCCGTTCTACAAAACCGTCGGGATGTTGCGTAACATGATCGCGTTTTACGACATGGCGAGGCATGCGGTCGAATCGACAGCTCAATCGGACAACAAAATAACCTGGAACGTAATTCGCGACAGCATGGGCAACATTATTTATCAATTGAGCTCGATGAAATTCAag GATCCTGTGAAGGACGGCGAGGCCAAAATCCGAGCGGACTTTGATCAGTTGTTGGACGACATTCAGCTGGCGTTCAGGAGCCTCGAGGACTAA